GGACAATGGGGCGCGGGCGCCGCTCCtcgccgggcggcggcggaactcGGTGGGGTCGATGCGGGGGGAGTTCGTGTCGCGGCTGCCCAAGAAGGTGCTCGACGCCGTCGACCCGGAGAGGCCGTCCCACGTCGACTTCTCCCGCTCCAAGGGCCTCCTCGAAGGTTCTGAAGCCTCCCTCTCgcagattttatttttgcatccTCCTCCCCTCGCATTACTTCTTCTTTGAAGCCAAGAACagttattttctttcctttttaaaCATGTATTGTATTTGGCATTCTGCTGTCGATCAGCTTCCATCCTCGTAATGTTTCAAGGACGGCGCAGGCACTTTTGTGGGTTTTCTTATTCGACTGCTTGTGATCTTAGTTCCAAAATTCCCATGGATAATTCGGGTCTTTGGATCTCTTGACTCCTTATGGCTGTATTGCTGGGAGAAAGGAGGCACTTATTCTGTGTTCTGCACACAAAAAGAGAGGGATATACCTGCCTCTTGATTGTTTGTACGTTTTATTACTAGTTTGTACGGTACCCCTTACTTTATGATGCAACAGTTCTTGGGTTTAATCCAATGCCTTTAGTGcttgtgttttgtttcttatGGTTTGCAAGCTGTCATGGTCGTAGCCCGCAGGTCAAAAGGTCATTTCTTGTTTGccttttgtgtttgttttgcTCAAAATTCCTTCAGGGTTATGTTGATTCTTTTCGGAAAATATCCCAGACATATAAAAAGGAGCAGGCACTCTAGTATAGTATGGCGTAGTAGGTCTGTTTAAATTTTCCCTGAAACTATACTATGATTGTTAGCTGTGCTTGCATATATTTctcaatttatttttctggTCTGTATAGACCTGTCAACTTTGATCcttatgtttctttttctagaTCTTACTTAGATACTAAGAGACatcaagacaaaaaaaaacatagggTAGGAACGTGTACAATCTATAATAGCGGCAGGCGTCAGTTTTTAATACCATTATCTTCGTCAGGATGTTCTGCATCTGCTCAtgtgctctcttttttctgtcTATCTTTATACGACAGTGGAAAATTTAGACTTTGTTCTCTCGAGTGAGATATGGAATATGCACCTCTTTGAGATCAAACAGAGTGTTACGAATTTTCGACATAACAGACAATTTAATTATGCATTTCCATCGGCTGTATCATTGGTCATTTCCTCTGATTCTTCTAATTGAATTGGAGGGTTCTTTTATTTCTATCAGTAGTTGGATCCAATCCAAGCTAGCTGTCCTTGTCTGTCCTTGTTGTTTATTGGAACAAAATAAATGTTGAACAGTAGGCGAGATTGCATTCATAATATGCTAACATTGCAtccttcatttcttttttgctgtTCCTATTCCTATTATGGCTTTCGTAGCCAGTGATCCAGTTTTACTTCTTGGATAATTTTTTCCTACGAACTGTCAATGTATTTGTACTTGTTAGGATAAGCATACCATAGTTTACACTCTACAAGTATATCGCATATGACTATATGAACTATTCTTAATATGATGGTTCCCCATGTCCAAGTAGGGTAGGACGtgataaaaaaattcttattATATGTGCAATATTAACACTTTTTAACTTCTCTGATGTTGTACTGTGATTACCTTTTGGGCTTATTTAGGAGAGAAAGAATATTACGAGAAACAGTTTGCCACCTTGAGATCCTTTGAGGAGGTTGACTCACTAGAAGAATCCAATGTAATAAGtgaagaagaggagctccTGGAGCAAAGACAGAGTGAATTTGCCATGAAGCTATCAAATTACGCAAACGTTATTCTCTTGGCATTGAAGGTTGGCTTTTGCCCTTTGTTTTCAGTCTGCTTGCTAGAACTCCTTTAGGTTGATTATACAATTTATACTTTCTAGTTTTCTTCAGATATATGCTACAGTTAAAAGTGGTTCAATTGCCATAGCTGCATCGACACTTGATTCGTTGCTTGATCTCATGGCTGGTGGTATCCTTTGGTTCACACATCTATCGATGAAGAGCATCAATGTGTACAAGTATCCCATTGGTAAACTGAGGGTGCAGCCTGTAGGCATTATCATCTTCGCTGCTGTTATGGCTACTTTAGGTACAATTGTTCTTTGTCGAAAAAGGAGATTCATCAAGAATCAAGTCCTGTCCTTACTTGTTTGCTTTTTCTTATGTACTAAAACTGTTGTATTCAAAAAGTAATTAATAATAAATTTGCATTTACAGGATTCCAAGTATTTCTTCAAGCTGTTGAAAAGCTAGTAGTGAACGAGACTCCAGATAAATTGACCCCAGTACAACTCATGTGGCTATATTCGATCATGATCTTTGCAACGGTAGTTAAGCTAACTCTCTGGCTCTACTGCCGGACATCTGGTAACAACATAGTCCGCGCCTATGCTAAGGTTGATATCCTATTGCATTTCTTGATTTGACTAGCTGATTTGAATGAACAAATGATCATAATTGGACAAAGTTTTGTGATGGGTTTGTTTCCACAGGATCATTATTTTGATGTGGTCACGAATGTCGTCGGTttggctgctgctgttctCGGTGACAGGTTCTACTGGTGGATCGACCCAGTTGGTGCAATCGTCCTTGCGATTTATACAATTACAAACTGGTCTGGAACAGTGTGGGAAAATGCAGGTTTGCATTTGCATTACTTGTTAACTTGGCATATGAAACATCACGTGCTCTTGTGTATCTTTGTTCAATAATAAGAATAATCTGATGCAACGGGAAAACGTTCCACACAAGAACATCTGCTAGGATAGATTGTTTTGATAGGCCTACTGGACATGGAAGTCTCAAAGGACTTGCTCTAAAAACATGCTGTATTTTGGaaagaactactccctccgtcccatattaagtgactcaaatttgccaaaatatgtatgtatatatacctaaaaagcgtttagatacatgtaatatttcgtcacttaatatgagatggagggaTTACATAGCTTGAACAGTTGGTTGCTCCAACATACTGAGGGCTGACATGTAATTGCAATTGCGTCCATATGACATCAAGGTTATTTGCATGTCAGTAAGCTACATTGATAGATAGCCATATATCCCTTGTACAGTTGTTCCCTCTTCTAATTGAATCGCAGTGAATCCTGCTtgcctgtcaaaaaaaatagatagcCATATATTAATACATATTGCTATCCTTGATGCAGTATCACTAGTAGGTGAATCAGCTCCCCCAGAAATGCTGCAGAAGTTGACATACTTAGCTATCAGACACGATCCTCAAATTAAGCGTGTTGATACAGTTCGGGCCTACACCTTCGGAGTACTTTACTTTGTTGAGGTTAGAATCATCTTTTTGAAACACTGAGCGCTGGGATGATATTAAATGTACACTCAATGGTTTTATGGATACACAAATATTACTATGTGTCTGTGAACTTCCTTTTTATGGATACACAAATATGTCGATTCAttacagaaaaataaagaaacagAACGGACACAAGATTTGTACATCAACTCATCctgtttgaattttgaatgGGATGTCTAAGTTATTTAAGTTTCAGGTGCTCCCTTGTGATATAGCCAGGCAACAAGTTGTCACTCCTGTAAACTGGGGTTTTATTTTCGCTTTTGGTCTCTGATGATAAAATGATTTTAGTAACACTTTTAGTGATAATGTTTGCCTTGAGAAATGTGAAGTGTGCTGTAGGAGTATGGTGCATACTTTCTCCTGCAGTAATAGAAGTCGTAGTTCAACACAACACTGCTTAAGTGAATGACATCACATTGGGTTAGAAACTGGTAATTCAGTAGCTTCATATGAAAAAAGGCACACAACACTAATATTTTCAGTATTTCTGTGAACTTCACAACTCATATGATCAATGGAATGGCAGGTTGACATTGAGCTCCCGGAGGATTTGCCACTCAAGGAGGCGCATGCCATTGGAGAATCACTTCAAATAAAGATCGAGGAGCTCCCAGAAGTCGAGCGGGCGTTCGTTCATCTTGATTTTGAGTGTGATCACAAGCCGGAACACTCAATTCTCAGCAAGCTTCCTAGCAGCCAACCTTGATTACCAATCGAATTCCACACTGGAAACGGAAGATATTGGCTATTTGCTTGCCTTGCAGGTCTGCTACAGTACTCAGTGTCCTGTGCTATATGTAGCGCTGACATCGAGGGCGGCGTTGGTCGGTCATAAGGGCCGACATTGACTGCGGCGTTGATCATGATATCCTAAGTTGGGGATATCTAAGAGATAAGGACCAAAATGTTGGAGACTGTATGGACTGATTTTGTGGACCCTCTATTTTGTTTGGCTTGTTGAAGGTGTAATTGTTTCTGTGCTAGTAGGGCTGCAGTGTAGAACTTCTTGGGCACAAAATGGAAGCACCTTTTGGCTTTAAGGGATTTCTCTGTGCTCAAAACCAATGAACTTTGTGGAAAtttgcaaagaaaaacatttgGAAAAAATGACCTGTATGAAATATTGTTTCTatcttttttgagaggaaaatATTTTATCTATCTAAGTGGAACTTGAGAAAGTAGTTTCTGTCGTCGACTGTGAAGATCGGGCCCAGCTATTGAACAGAAGATCGGGCCCAGCTATTGTacagcagaaaaaaaaactctgagGAAACGCATCGAGACACGAAAACAAATTAGATCTGTCAGATGCCATGAGAAGAGAAATCAGATACACCGTGCCGGTCGTTCCCAAATTCCAGTGATACACCTCGTCAGCTCGTCTAGACatggctaattttttttaaataatacaattcttttaattattttcaaaaataatacgcgttttttaaaaatatcaaaaataatacggcatCGGCCTGGGCGAGACCGATTAGGCCCAATCGGCCTAGGCCAGGCCGCCTACTCAGCCCGCGGGGCCCCCACGAGGAAGTCGGCTTGGTCCAGGCTGACTGAAGCTCGCCGTGGCCGAAAGCGGCCTGGTGGGTTCCGGGTCGgaatctttttcctttttcctttttcactTTCCCTTCCCATCCCTCCTGTGCGTGCCCGAGCAGCccagcttcttcctcctctgcttgtTCTCCCAGCCagtttcttctcttctgtgTTCTTCATTTTCTCCTCAAATGCCCCCATTTTCTAACCCAAATTAGTGCACTTTGATCCCATTTAACCCACAAAATCGCATCCCCTACCTAGTTGGCACCCAAAGACACCTCGGATCTACTGTTTTCATTGGCCATGTAGAACTAATTTTGTAGTGCAAAGttggagcaatggtggtggtttggaggagtttggaggtggtggtgctcatccggtgactgTGAGGCTACTCGAAGTTGTgttcacacgcttcaaggtaaatcctaatctctcacgtatttatcctataatgtatatgtttatgaggatacgtgtgtactgcttcaatgtatatgttttgattggagcaatggtggtgatgccagaagtatgttttagcgtttggtagtgctcattattttggataacggttaatgtcgtactgcttagtatttgatgcgtctaaatattatggccggtagtaatatgttttgatagacgagattttttttatgccgtactgtttagtatttgacacctattaatattttaaatctgtcatactgcttagtatttgacgcgtccaAATAgtatggccggtagtaatatgttttgattaggctagattttatttatgccgCACCGTTTAGTATTGGACgctaatatgccgtactgcttagtatttgacgcgtcataatattttttttatatgccgtactgcttagtatttgacgcgtctaaacatttttttaggcatcagagatgtccgaTGTAGTGAAGTctgttttttactacggttccggtactgtcttaacaaccgagcacggagctgatctgagtcagtttaagtatgtggagttggatctaacggcccctcaaacatggacgtttagtcagTTGTAGGAATGGATGTTTAGCGttcaatcctgaaacatacaccgtctgtgtgcaagcattgtggaccaagtcaagttcaaatattttctggattttgaggtcgatagaccggacatcaaagtgggtgcgctggttagaaagttgcgagaaaaggggaactacacctgtcgccttaatccaggttgtcgctcatgagaccaatccagctgaaggcgagggtgaatcaagttatgacttgtccaatgcaaactctgtgtcgaatgctggaagtggtggttatgaatcaggccagagctccgggccagtaggagaggatgagtacactggcgaggcagatgcagacgaagaagatggtcacttgcagaacgagatggaggatgaagatacagatggtcgtagttcttatgacgatgagtctcatgagtcggacgaagaggaggtgccgattcctgcatcatggaatcagcacttctcttcagctatgaccgtgaacgatgggcacgactctgcatggcaatatcatcagaacaacattgcgaagggtgccagatttcctgacaagaaacatctgcaggatgcgataattgcttgggcaatgtccacgcaaagggttttcaaaacaacaatctcttcacaaaaatatcttacaatggagtgcgaacaaGTAGATTGTCCCGAgagggtgcatggctatgttcctaagtatgacacagattgggttgtgagtgacttggtgttgcacacatgtgtcattcccagtatccctcaagaccatcgtaacctctTGTCGatgcttcttgctcggttgctttacacggtgatagtggagagcaaagcaatggaagtgaaggccatcatgcataaggtcacggtaaggtttaagtacaacatttcgtatggcaaggtttggagggctaagcagagggctcttgaggaaagatttggttcgttttttgactcgtacgactctgttgtccgcctccttcatacactgcaagcccgtaatccaggcacctatgtcgacatccaacacttctTGCACCTAGAGTATCCAGCCGTGAGGATGCTGCaacgactgttcttcactttcggtgtatgcgtccaagctttccatcattgtcgacCGGTGTTATGCGTAGATGACACTTTTCTCACTAGCAAATacagggggcagatcttgaccgccattggtcaagacggcaacaatcaaatcgttccgctcgcatttgctttcgtggagggtgagaacactaaaaagttggttatggtttttcaggcagctcaagagagcagttgtgcatgataagccgaatgtgtgcatccttcatgacagacatgcaggcatactcagtgcgataaggacactcacaaaccctgggcctgatgaatagactccatggcaggacatgcagagtcattggtgcatgcggcatttgggggccaacttcttctcgtagttcaggaacaagttacttatgaatctattcaagaaactctgcaaacagaaccaacaatggaagtacagtaggatacgtggttatcttgatgagttcatgaagaaacatgttaggagaagggttgggacgcagattaaaaactttcagcagtggatagagcacgagcctctggagcagtggtctttgctgcacgacacacatggcgctaggtacggcgtcatgactactaacctggcaaaaacatacaactttgtcctgagaggaaatagggctttaccacttacaaccatcgtcgagggtattttccatggcacggtgagtatttcagagatagacgccagagagctgaaatgcatatcatgaacaacccaaatacaccgtactgtgaaaagattatgaaatacatggatgagaagatggaaaaagctaggtctcatactgtcgtcgccatcggtaatcaagaacataggtttgaggtgcgcttgccaactgacaagtttggcgttggaaatgaattgaggacacatgaggtgaagattggaaatgaagcgtggccaacgtgtgagtgcagctgcaacaaaccaaagttgcttcaccttccttgttcacatgtacttgctgcttgcgggcagctagggatggacgcaatctcatttgtgtctccctattacctgaaagagtctgtgcttagcacatggacgggtgagatgctagggtttcgtgcaatgggcaatttcaacaaggtaacccctGGTGAAAGGCGGTACATCCCTGACCCCGGGCTACTGCGGACAGGCACAGGCAAACTCCCGTCCAGGCGCatccgaaatgatatggatgaatctgaagccggaggaccgtcacgacaatgttttctatgcaaccattttggccacagggacacttattgtccaactttcggtactggtggagctactgctcgtggaagagggagacgtggacgacgagggagaggaagaaactaggtttatcatgcatatgtgaaactatgtgttaatttgtactctatgttttaatttgcactatatgtgaaactatgtgttaatttgtgctctatgttttaatttgtactctatgtggaactaagttttaatttgtactctgtgaaaCTAAGTGTTAATCTGTgctctatgttttaatttgtactctgtgtggaactgttaatttgtacgctttgttcaactatgttttaatatgtatTCTCGGTTTAACTATGATTAACTCTAAtttgtatgtctaactatgtttataaatgttgcaggtacaaaatggagagagtatcattgctatctccggagattgagagtaagcatcgggctgctcgattggtggTGCATCCTGGGagtgtcgagccccttgtcacgcgcactcctaaggaaaattggatgatacaccctgcctggattcggcggtatttattcaatcatcccttgcatgtccattttatttatgcagtttgaagtgggctgggcttttacctttcgcacgacttgttgaggcaactcgtgcggaaatggtagagggTGAGCGACAAGGCTTCAACTCTACACGGctacaaattgaccactcgCTGTTGAGCTGCTTAGTGGACAGATGGAGGCCCAAGACACACATGTTTCACTTtcgctggggagagatggctcctactctccaggatgtgtcgatgctgctgggactaccattggtgggtgatcCCATAGGACCGTTGCAGGCACCAGCTGATTGGCAGGAGGGTATGGCACTATGCTTTCAAtttatgtgttaatttgtgccctgttttttaatttgtactctatgtggaactatgtgttaatttgtgccctacgttttcaaggtattTTTGACGGAGCTGGGCCACTCACCTCGGAGGCTCACGGACCTAACctagattggttgctcaattaccaggttagatcgatgtgttttaagttaatatatcatacattagtttacataaaccatgaatgaagctaacttcttttttttacagagacgctttgcacacgatcaggtcaggaattgctacTCATCATTCAATGAGcagttcgacgtgttgcactctgaggcggttgtctgGGAGCCGTACACACAGGACGCCATCGATGATAGATACCCTGACGGGATGTCCACGGTCTACATGAGAGATTACGCTTACTagatgacaaaatcaaagatcatcttcgacgtctgcgtggaggagatggcccagcagagggtcatgagacagtttggggcacgccagttggtcgttcctccaccgacggaggatccacttccacagatcgtccacaggtatgtgcagttctgcaatttatgattgtcgtccagaattgtccataatttaattgttcgactttctattgcgatctcaggtttaccaggaagagaagtaccaggacccagactcagtggctgcagagggttcagtcgtacgtcacagagtgggagactgcgacgacacgggtttggccattggaggcctttgatctcgatctattcaacggatatttgcagaggtacatgacagctacccgattaagcatcattcagcactctcacccccaggagatagtcgagccgagtttgcaagatatgtaccctagccagtctacttcaggctctagacagcaCGCAGTAAGTATCTTCTATTAACattatgcatgtgtttgttacgtactttgccatatatatgtaatactcttcgtgccaattgcaggctcagttgacacaggatttacaggccgagttcgctgcgtatggacgttcgctttcgaccagtccacttctactaccacgggagccgcaccggtcctggcttagacgaatggaggagaagttacgctctgtttacgcggctatcacgtgcacccgcacttcGGACGTCGTTCGCCACCAGGCATCCGTACGGCCACCTCGTCACTCCACGCACCAGTAGCtgccacgtcagcaggaagcaccgcacccccgacaccacccgcgtccacgtctaccagagcagtcaacgcccaggccaccacctcctgagcaggccagaggttcgtcgtggcaccagccgcagtcttcttttgactattggcaccagcagcaggcctcttttgaggctggaggttcggcgtggcagcagcagcccccctcttttcaggctggaggttcggcgtggcagcaccagcagagtcctaggatgaacttcgagtttcgtccacaaacccagccacagggtatgtatatttctatctattgtgttcattaccatgactgctacacaattctaatgctaagtactttcccacatgcaggagcctacgggcatcagtcgtcgttgtccgaaccctcgtggggtagtgagcaggatcacgctcaaggagaggactattctgtccaacacagGTGGATGTTCAatactccgccacc
This is a stretch of genomic DNA from Brachypodium distachyon strain Bd21 chromosome 1, Brachypodium_distachyon_v3.0, whole genome shotgun sequence. It encodes these proteins:
- the LOC100835572 gene encoding metal tolerance protein 4, which gives rise to MDANGPGHGDNGARAPLLAGRRRNSVGSMRGEFVSRLPKKVLDAVDPERPSHVDFSRSKGLLEGEKEYYEKQFATLRSFEEVDSLEESNVISEEEELLEQRQSEFAMKLSNYANVILLALKIYATVKSGSIAIAASTLDSLLDLMAGGILWFTHLSMKSINVYKYPIGKLRVQPVGIIIFAAVMATLGFQVFLQAVEKLVVNETPDKLTPVQLMWLYSIMIFATVVKLTLWLYCRTSGNNIVRAYAKDHYFDVVTNVVGLAAAVLGDRFYWWIDPVGAIVLAIYTITNWSGTVWENAVSLVGESAPPEMLQKLTYLAIRHDPQIKRVDTVRAYTFGVLYFVEVDIELPEDLPLKEAHAIGESLQIKIEELPEVERAFVHLDFECDHKPEHSILSKLPSSQP